In Tenacibaculum pacificus, a single window of DNA contains:
- a CDS encoding DUF4266 domain-containing protein: MIKKTVMLLLIITIFSNCVSVKPYQKMYLNDEDMALSSRKIEQYETSSQNYREGVAGANGGKSGGGCGCN, translated from the coding sequence ATGATTAAAAAAACAGTTATGCTTTTACTTATTATTACAATTTTTTCAAATTGTGTAAGCGTAAAGCCATATCAAAAAATGTATTTAAATGATGAAGATATGGCTTTATCATCAAGAAAAATTGAACAATACGAAACAAGCTCTCAGAATTATAGAGAAGGAGTTGCAGGTGCTAACGGAGGAAAATCAGGTGGAGGATGTGGATGCAATTAA
- a CDS encoding thioredoxin family protein — MRWLTNIEEAQKIASNQHKKIFVYFSGSDWCIPCQELKNEVLSSEIFKNKALLDYVLVNIDFPRSRRKLTKERINYIEKIAEKYNNSGAFPFVAVLNDKAEMVKAIDGYKSETAAYYIENYLK, encoded by the coding sequence CTGAGATGGTTAACAAATATTGAAGAAGCTCAAAAAATTGCAAGTAATCAGCATAAAAAAATATTTGTTTATTTCTCAGGATCTGATTGGTGTATACCTTGTCAAGAATTGAAAAATGAAGTTTTATCTTCTGAAATATTTAAAAATAAAGCTCTTTTAGACTATGTTTTAGTAAATATTGATTTTCCTCGTAGTAGAAGAAAATTAACAAAAGAACGCATTAATTATATAGAAAAAATAGCAGAAAAATATAATAATTCAGGTGCTTTTCCTTTTGTGGCAGTTTTAAATGATAAAGCAGAAATGGTAAAAGCTATTGATGGTTATAAAAGTGAAACAGCAGCATATTATATCGAAAATTATTTAAAATAA
- a CDS encoding FAD:protein FMN transferase — protein sequence MGVDFEFTVVTETKEKSTFFIQEAIKETVRIENLISSWKATSQTSKITRNAGVKPVKVSRELVDLIARSKRISELTNGCFDISFASLDKLWYFNKPMKKLPDSTLVLKSIKNINYKDIRIDKENNTVFLVKKGMKIGFGSIGKGYAAEKVKEKLKKLGVKAGLVNAGGDLTTWGNHPITEKWAIKIADPNKVLKSIASFNLYNNGVVTSGNYAKYIEFNGIKYSHIIHPKTGWPVKGLKSVTVFCENTELGDALATSVYVMGKEKGLALINQLKGVECLLVTNKNNIYTSTNLKLN from the coding sequence ATGGGCGTTGATTTTGAATTTACCGTTGTTACTGAAACAAAAGAAAAATCTACTTTTTTTATTCAAGAAGCTATCAAGGAAACTGTGCGAATTGAAAACTTAATATCGTCTTGGAAAGCAACTTCTCAAACTTCAAAAATTACAAGAAATGCGGGAGTAAAACCTGTAAAAGTGAGTCGTGAATTGGTTGATTTAATCGCAAGAAGCAAAAGAATATCGGAATTAACAAATGGATGTTTTGATATCAGTTTTGCCTCGTTAGATAAATTGTGGTATTTCAATAAACCGATGAAAAAATTACCTGATAGCACGCTTGTTTTAAAATCAATAAAAAATATTAATTACAAAGATATTCGTATTGATAAAGAAAATAATACGGTGTTTTTAGTAAAAAAAGGAATGAAGATTGGTTTCGGATCTATTGGAAAAGGCTATGCGGCAGAAAAAGTAAAAGAAAAATTAAAAAAACTAGGCGTAAAAGCTGGTTTGGTAAATGCAGGAGGTGATTTGACAACTTGGGGAAATCATCCGATAACCGAAAAATGGGCTATAAAAATTGCAGATCCGAACAAAGTATTAAAAAGTATTGCTTCGTTTAATTTGTACAATAACGGGGTGGTAACTTCAGGTAATTATGCAAAATATATCGAATTTAATGGAATTAAGTATTCGCATATAATTCATCCTAAAACGGGTTGGCCAGTTAAAGGCTTAAAAAGCGTTACTGTTTTTTGTGAAAATACAGAGTTAGGAGACGCTTTAGCAACATCGGTTTACGTAATGGGAAAAGAAAAAGGATTAGCATTAATAAATCAACTAAAAGGTGTTGAATGTCTTTTAGTTACTAACAAGAATAATATATATACATCTACTAATTTAAAATTAAACTAA